DNA from Aliarcobacter butzleri:
TCCTAATACAGCTTCACCAACTGGAACTTTAATTGGTCCACCAGTAGCTATACACTCTTGACCTCTAACTAAACCTTCTGTCATATCCATTGCAATAGTTCTAACTCTACTATCACCAATATGTGCAGCAACTTCTAGTACTAATCTATCTTTACTAGCATCAGCTAATGTAACATCAATAGCTTCATTGATTTCTGGTAAGTATCCGTCAAACTCTACGTCAACAACAGGACCCATTACCTGAATAACTTTACCTTTCATACGGGCAGCTCCTTATAAATTATTTTAATGCTTCAACACCACTGATAATCTCTATCAGCTCTGTTGTAATTGCAGCTTGTCTTGCTTTATTGTATTCAACCGTTAAACTATTAACTTTTTCTTTCGCATTTTTACTTGCAGCTTCCATAGCTTGCATTCTAGCACTATGCTCTGCAGCTAAAGAATCAATTAAAGCGTAATACATATTAAAATCAATATATTTATCAGTTAATTCATTTAAAACTTCATCTTCGTCTTCTTCTGGTTCAATATTTAACATAGAAGCATTATCTTGAATTTTAACATCATCTAAACTAATTGGTAATAAATCTCTAACCCTAATTTCTTGAGATAGCATATTTAAAAACCCATTATAAACAATTACTACTTTGTCAGTAACTTCATTTTTAAAATCTTCAACAACATTATGAATAAACTCAGCAGCTCTATCATAATCAGGTGCAGATGATAAATCAGTAGCTTTTTGCTCTATTGTCATTCCTTGGAATGAGAAAAAGTCAACACCTTTTCTTCCAGCAGCTCTTAATCTAACTTTTGTACCTTTTGCTTCATATTCAGAAATTAATCTACTAACAGTCTTAATTGTTGCCATATTAAAACCACCGCAAAGCCCTTTATCAGCAGTTACAAAAACAATATCAACTGTTTTTGGATTATCATTTTGTAAAAATGATCTACCAATATTTCCATCATCTTGAACTTTGCTAACTCTAGCAGCAATATCAGAAAGAACATCATTTATCTTATGTGCATAACTTCTTGCTTGTTCAGACAATTGTCTTGTACGAGTAAGTTTTGCAGAAGACACAAGCTTCATAGCTTTAGTTGTTTTCTGAGTATTTTTAACACTACCTATTTTTAATTTTATCTCTTTTAAGTTAGCCATTGACTAATCCTTAGTTTGCATTGAATACAGTTTTAAACTCTTCTAATGCAGCTTTTAATTGTGTCTCTGTATTGTCATCGATTTTTTGACTTGCTTTAATTGCTTCTAAAATATTTGAATATTTTTGTTCAAAGAACGCATGTAATTCAGCTTCAAATCTAACAACATCTTTAACTGCAATATCATTTAAGTACCCTTTAGTACCTGCATAAATAATTACAATTTGTTTTTCAATAACTAATGGTTTATTAACACCTTGTTTTAAAACTTCAACCATTCTTTGTCCAAGTTCTAACTCTCTTCTTGTTGCTTCATCTAAATCAGATGCAAATTGTGCAAATGCTTCAAGTTCTCTATATTGTGCTAAAGATAATTTTAAAGTACCAGCAACTTGTTTTGTAGCTTTAATTTGTGCAGCTCCACCAACTCTTGATACTGATAAACCAACGTTAATTGCAGGTCTAATACCTGAGTTAAATAAGTTAGTTTCTAAGAAAATTTGTCCATCAGTAATAGAAATTACGTTTGTTGGAATATATGCAGCAACGTCTCCAGCTTGTGTTTCGATGATTGGCAGAGCTGTCATTGATCCAGCACCTCTTTCATCTGACATTTTTGCAGCTCTTTCTAATAATCTTGAGTGTAGATAGAATACATCCCCTGGGTATGCTTCTCTTCCTGGAGGTCTTCTTAAAATTAATGAC
Protein-coding regions in this window:
- the atpG gene encoding ATP synthase F1 subunit gamma, with the translated sequence MANLKEIKLKIGSVKNTQKTTKAMKLVSSAKLTRTRQLSEQARSYAHKINDVLSDIAARVSKVQDDGNIGRSFLQNDNPKTVDIVFVTADKGLCGGFNMATIKTVSRLISEYEAKGTKVRLRAAGRKGVDFFSFQGMTIEQKATDLSSAPDYDRAAEFIHNVVEDFKNEVTDKVVIVYNGFLNMLSQEIRVRDLLPISLDDVKIQDNASMLNIEPEEDEDEVLNELTDKYIDFNMYYALIDSLAAEHSARMQAMEAASKNAKEKVNSLTVEYNKARQAAITTELIEIISGVEALK